The Juglans regia cultivar Chandler chromosome 2, Walnut 2.0, whole genome shotgun sequence genome includes a window with the following:
- the LOC108994200 gene encoding nuclear transport factor 2 isoform X2, whose translation MAMQEASPTLAPSAQVVGNAFVEQYYHILHQSPNLVHRFYQDTSLLSRPDANGNMATVTSMQAINDKILDFNYDDYTAEIKTADAQDSYEKGVIVLVTGCLTGKDNLRRKFTQTFFLAPQDKGYYVLNDVFRYIEENDLLQTNSVAVHSINENVPTAALTPEPEPAHAPEVPAVEPASSFEEEDIIDVPEVCDPSDNEEGSVVEDEVIQSPAHSTQNEILKEVDSTVVDSAPAAEEDVPKKSYASIVKVMKGTVPNSAHVSIRKLRVEPTYPDQQSHGSAKPAPAPEASAPNSDSAPESSDVPEEAEGHSIYVRNLPYNATDTQLEEEFKKFGPIKHGGIQVRSNKGFTFGFVEFETIHSMHSALEASPITIGDRQAVVEEKRTTTRVASSGRGRYSSGRGGFRSDSFKNRVNFGGGRGYGRNEFRNQGEFSGRPRGSIGRNGEGHQRANQNGSGRGGRQGGVNRNAAT comes from the exons ATGGCAATGCAGGAAGCAAGTCCCACCCTTGCTCCCAGTGCCCAAGTTGTTGGGAATGCCTTTGTGGAGCAGTACTACCATATTCTTCACCAATCCCCTAACTTGGTGCATAGATTTTATCAGGATACAAGTTTGCTAAGCCGGCCAGATGCTAATGGTAACATGGCAACAGTGACATCCATGCAA GCAATCAATGACAAGATACTGGATTTCAACTATGATGACTATACAGCGGAGATAAAAACTGCAGATGCTCAGGACTCGTATGAAAAAGGGGTGATTGTTTTAGTTACGGGATGTTTGACTGGAAAGGACAATTTGAGGAGGAAATTCACACAAACATTTTTTCTCGCTCCTCAAGACAAAGGCtactatgttttaaatgatgtcTTTAGGTACATTGAGGAAAATGACCTGTTGCAAACCAATTCTGTCGCTGTCCACAGCATAAATGAAAATGTTCCTACAGCTGCCTTGACACCAGAACCAG AGCCTGCTCATGCTCCTGAGGTTCCTGCCGTTGAACCTGCGTCTTCTTTTGAGGAGGAAGATATTATTGATGTGCCTGAAGTTTGTGATCCTTCAGATAATGAGGAAGGATCAGTTGTTGAAGACGAGGTTATTCAATCCCCAGCTCATTCTACTCAGAACGAAATTCTTAAAGAGGTTGATTCCACAGTTGTTGATTCAGCTCCTGCAGCTGAGGAGGATGTCCCAAAGAAGTCTTATGCGTCAATT GTTAAGGTAATGAAAGGAACAGTGCCTAATTCAGCCCATGTTTCCATTAGAAAGTTGAGGGTGGAACCCACGTATCCTGATCAGCAGTCACACGGTTCTGCAAAACCTGCTCCTGCACCTGAGGCATCAGCTCCTAATAGTGACAGTGCTCCTGAAAGCAGTGATGTTCCTGAGGAAG CTGAAGGTCACTCCATATATGTGCGGAACTTACCTTACAATGCAACAGATacacaacttgaggaagagttCAAAAAGTTTGGGCCTATCAAGCATGGGGGGATCCAAGTTAGAAGTAACAAG GGATTCACTTTTGGCTTTGTCGAATTTGAAACAATCCATTCAATGCATAGTGCGCTTGAG gCTTCACCTATCACAATTGGGGATCGTCAGGCTGTTGTTGAGGAAAAGAGAACTACCACCCGAG TTGCAAGCAGTGGGAGAGGGAGGTATTCTTCGGGACGAGGTGGATTTCGGAGTGACAGTTTCAAGAACCGTGTGAATTTTGGTGGTGGCCGAGGTTATGGCAGGAATGAATTCAGAAACCAGGGTGAGTTTTCAGGCCGACCGAGGGGTTCAATTGGTCGCAATGGAGAGGGTCATCAGCGGGCTAATCAGAATGGCAGTGGAAGGGGTGGGCGTCAAGGTGGCGTGAACCGTAATGCTGCTACTTGA
- the LOC108994200 gene encoding nuclear transport factor 2 isoform X1 produces the protein MAMQEASPTLAPSAQVVGNAFVEQYYHILHQSPNLVHRFYQDTSLLSRPDANGNMATVTSMQAINDKILDFNYDDYTAEIKTADAQDSYEKGVIVLVTGCLTGKDNLRRKFTQTFFLAPQDKGYYVLNDVFRYIEENDLLQTNSVAVHSINENVPTAALTPEPEPAHAPEVPAVEPASSFEEEDIIDVPEVCDPSDNEEGSVVEDEVIQSPAHSTQNEILKEVDSTVVDSAPAAEEDVPKKSYASIVKVMKGTVPNSAHVSIRKLRVEPTYPDQQSHGSAKPAPAPEASAPNSDSAPESSDVPEEAEGHSIYVRNLPYNATDTQLEEEFKKFGPIKHGGIQVRSNKQGFTFGFVEFETIHSMHSALEASPITIGDRQAVVEEKRTTTRVASSGRGRYSSGRGGFRSDSFKNRVNFGGGRGYGRNEFRNQGEFSGRPRGSIGRNGEGHQRANQNGSGRGGRQGGVNRNAAT, from the exons ATGGCAATGCAGGAAGCAAGTCCCACCCTTGCTCCCAGTGCCCAAGTTGTTGGGAATGCCTTTGTGGAGCAGTACTACCATATTCTTCACCAATCCCCTAACTTGGTGCATAGATTTTATCAGGATACAAGTTTGCTAAGCCGGCCAGATGCTAATGGTAACATGGCAACAGTGACATCCATGCAA GCAATCAATGACAAGATACTGGATTTCAACTATGATGACTATACAGCGGAGATAAAAACTGCAGATGCTCAGGACTCGTATGAAAAAGGGGTGATTGTTTTAGTTACGGGATGTTTGACTGGAAAGGACAATTTGAGGAGGAAATTCACACAAACATTTTTTCTCGCTCCTCAAGACAAAGGCtactatgttttaaatgatgtcTTTAGGTACATTGAGGAAAATGACCTGTTGCAAACCAATTCTGTCGCTGTCCACAGCATAAATGAAAATGTTCCTACAGCTGCCTTGACACCAGAACCAG AGCCTGCTCATGCTCCTGAGGTTCCTGCCGTTGAACCTGCGTCTTCTTTTGAGGAGGAAGATATTATTGATGTGCCTGAAGTTTGTGATCCTTCAGATAATGAGGAAGGATCAGTTGTTGAAGACGAGGTTATTCAATCCCCAGCTCATTCTACTCAGAACGAAATTCTTAAAGAGGTTGATTCCACAGTTGTTGATTCAGCTCCTGCAGCTGAGGAGGATGTCCCAAAGAAGTCTTATGCGTCAATT GTTAAGGTAATGAAAGGAACAGTGCCTAATTCAGCCCATGTTTCCATTAGAAAGTTGAGGGTGGAACCCACGTATCCTGATCAGCAGTCACACGGTTCTGCAAAACCTGCTCCTGCACCTGAGGCATCAGCTCCTAATAGTGACAGTGCTCCTGAAAGCAGTGATGTTCCTGAGGAAG CTGAAGGTCACTCCATATATGTGCGGAACTTACCTTACAATGCAACAGATacacaacttgaggaagagttCAAAAAGTTTGGGCCTATCAAGCATGGGGGGATCCAAGTTAGAAGTAACAAG CAGGGATTCACTTTTGGCTTTGTCGAATTTGAAACAATCCATTCAATGCATAGTGCGCTTGAG gCTTCACCTATCACAATTGGGGATCGTCAGGCTGTTGTTGAGGAAAAGAGAACTACCACCCGAG TTGCAAGCAGTGGGAGAGGGAGGTATTCTTCGGGACGAGGTGGATTTCGGAGTGACAGTTTCAAGAACCGTGTGAATTTTGGTGGTGGCCGAGGTTATGGCAGGAATGAATTCAGAAACCAGGGTGAGTTTTCAGGCCGACCGAGGGGTTCAATTGGTCGCAATGGAGAGGGTCATCAGCGGGCTAATCAGAATGGCAGTGGAAGGGGTGGGCGTCAAGGTGGCGTGAACCGTAATGCTGCTACTTGA
- the LOC108994202 gene encoding uncharacterized protein LOC108994202, whose translation MTICSSSSSRAVPAINNCTKRKNARTHNSAAFTPLFIRSMAAQKPLPSATKTVSSRKGPRSSSLTTSSPIKLLTRVEQLKLLTKAEKAGLLSAAEKLGLSLSTIEKLGLLSKAEEIGVLSAATDPGTPGALLSLSLVLLLSGPSCVYLVPEDYPWQIALQVVVALLSILGGSAALATSNFVSNLQKSN comes from the exons ATGACAATAtgtagcagcagcagcagcagggCAGTCCCAGCTATTAACAATTGTACAAAGAGAAAGAACGCAAGAACACACAACTCTGCTGCTTTTACACCCCTTTTCATTCGATCCATGGCTGCCCAGAAACCTCTGCCATCTGCTACCAAAACTGTTAGCTCTAGAAAG GGCCCTCGGAGCAGCTCCTTAACGACTTCATCGCCGATAAAGCTACTGACAAGAGTGGAGCAGCTGAAACTACTAACTAAAGCAGAGAAAGCTGGCCTGCTATCGGCAGCAGAAAAGTTGGGGCTCTCTTTGTCGACTATAGAGAAACTGGGACTTCTCTCCAAGGCAGAGGAAATAGGAGTCCTTTCTGCAGCAACAGATCCGGGAACCCCGGGGGCTTTGTTGAGCCTCAGCTTAGTTCTGCTGCTTTCAGGTCCCTCGTGTGTTTACCTTGTCCCCGAGGACTATCCCTGGCAGATAGCATTGCAAGTTGTGGTTGCTTTACTCTCAATACTTGGTGGATCTGCGGCTCTTGCCACATCAAATTTTGTATCCAACTTGCAGAAATCAAACTGA